The genomic window AATCAAGAAGTTGGCTAAAGTTTCCTCTGACTTCAAAGTTGAAAAATGGATCTGAAAagcaacttctctctctctccgccttcctctctctttcaggGATCAAGGTAGTCCTTCCTGCTTAAGGACCCTCAAACCCAATTCCtgacatttcttttctctctgtatagaAGTTCCAATCTCATTTTCACCCAACATCAACAGAAATTCTGAATCTGTTCATTTAAATTCTCAAGAGAAAGAGTTTGATTGAGTCAAACTTTATCGTGTTGGCTTAGATAGTCTTTTGTGCAAAGCCATGATTAAAATCAGCCACTAGGTACTCCAACAGCAGACTTCTGGCTGTCTATGGAAGAAGGATTCAAATTTTGTCCATTCAGTGACCTTCAACAAGCAAAGAAGAGCCTGCTGTTGTTTTTCTGAGCAGTGAGGGAGGTGTAAAGGCAGtttaatctaaaaaaagaaattgaatgtgGCAGGCAGATTGATtgttatatttcaaataaatatttatttgaagtcagataCCATTTTAATGACCTTGAAAAGCTCTAAGTGGCTGTTTTGCATTTCCAAAAAGGTGATTCATCCTTTTCAAGAGGGATATATTGATTTGATTTGAATTCAGTCCATTTTCTGTACATTGGCccaaatatatgaatattatatGCTTCCATTATTGGTATGCTGTACAAACAGAACTCTTGGAGTATTATCTCCAAAGCAACTCTATTTTGTTCTGCTGTCTCTTTTAATTCTCTCAGAGACAATCATTCTTTCCCTGCCACTGGATGAAACTTTATGGGACTAAATGGTATCACTGGTCACTCTTGGTAATAAAATTTTCATATACTTCACAAACATAATAGTAACCAAAAAAGTCCTGTTTCACCTAACAAAAAATCTTCAAACCTGCGTTAACACTGTTCACAGTAACACTTCTGTTTTATAAAAAGGAAGAATGGGAGGCATAGCTCACTGGATTTAACAATGATGAAACCCTACTGGGAATGCTTTATGAAATCCTTTTTCCTGGACAATAAAGGAAGTTTCCCAATTAGATGCTGATTATTCTCTTTCAGAGGAACATTCTTCCCTTGTCCATTATTCCCTGTGGTCATAATCTCAAAGATTCTGCCTTATTCATGATCTTCCATGGccacattttttaaagcttttatttaatgaatataattttcataaggagaactttagtaatatagtggtttttcccccatacccaccctcccacccccactcctgtcccaacTCCTactcctcccatcccattcttctttaagatttatttttaattaactttatgtacataagaccaactctatactaaataatgattttaacagtttgcacacacacatgcacacacaatgtaaaaagtactgtttgcgaacaagttttgcagttaattctcatagtacaactcattaaggacagaggtccgacatggagagtaagtgcacagtgacttctgttgttaattttatgattaacactcttatttattacatcattgatcacctgaggctctttccatgagctgccaaggctatggaagcattttgtgaCCAaaaactctgtcaatatttagacagggccataagctaagcggaagttctctccttccttttgagaaaagtacatccttctttgatggccccttctttccactagagtctcattcacagagatccttcatgtaggatatttttgccacagtgtcttggctttccatgcttgaattgctctcatgggtatttcagccacatctgaatgccttaaggctgattctgaggtcagagtgttatttagagggattttcattctatgagtctattgtgtggactacttcccatgttgatataccttcctttttaattctgtctatttttattatcaggtacttgatgctatttatatggtctctttaacatttaatcctacctgtatgttcactttaacacttaatatgatcactttaacaattaagatccCTTGGCCACATTTTAAGTGAGATTTGAAGAGCTGCCTCCCTTGGAGTTTTATAGGTTTAGTACTCTACTTCCTATTAATCAAGTTTGAGGATCCAAAGATTATTCAGataataaaaaaacattttagatGTGATCTCTTGTCAATAAGCTCCCTCAAATGCTTCCATTGTGCTTTTAGAGCCTACAAACATGTCCAAGGTTTTTTCctaacataatttaattttttgctgatttaattttttacttcCTTACATTTTAATAGTTCTACCATGATACCATTTCAGATGAAAGACCTTATAGAAAGGCTACACCCTAAATCTGTCTTGACTTCAGGACTTAATTTTATTGGATCCTTGTTCTTCAAATCTTACCTTATCTCTTACTATTTGGGATTAAGAAACAATAGATTTTACTTATTGTCAAGGCTCCAAAAACCTGGGCTTTcactattttcttctatttctgtttgtaaacaagCTACCCTTTAATATCTATGAAGTAAAAGCCTGCCTCATTAACATTTGAGTCTTTGCAAATCATTTCTTTAGGGCAAAGACTAGCAAACTTTCTCTGTAACATTAcacattgtaaatattttatttacattataggCCATTCAGTCTTTGttataaaaactgaattctgttttTGTATTGCAGAAATAGCCATAGaccatatgtaaaaaaaaaataggggtggTTATATACCAATAAGCTTTAGTTAAATAAAGAAGTAATGGGTCAGATTTGGACTTTAGACCATAAATTGCTGACCCCTATTTAAAGTTAAAGATTTTTGCtgtttaattcattcagccagtgtttattttttaactgcaAAATTTAGacaatttacattcaaggttactattgaaaGATAACATCTtgatcctgccatttttccataaatattcctattgtttgtttgcatttcctttgtacttttactagaagattttctgccttcacatggtTTCATGATGATGACTAtcactgtttctgtgtgtagcacatccatgagtatcatttgtaaggctggataagtggttacaaattatttcagtttctgtttggttTGGAAAGCCTTTATctcatcttcatttataaatgagagttttgctgggtaaagtattctgggttgacaattttttcctTTCAGGACTTTGACTacgtctctccattctctcctactCTAGTATAGTTTTTGATGACAAATCAGCTGTCAATCTAATTGGAGCTCCTTTGAGgtaatttgtcatttttctcatACATTCCAGGAtcattctttatgtttcacttttgaaagtttgattacaatgtgttgcaGTGTagctcttttctggtcatttctattaggagttctgtgtgatTCCTGTGCTTGGATTTTTCTATCTTTCTGCAAactagggaaattttctgctactatttcactgaataggtcttttaaaccattttctctttccacaccttcaggaactcttaagacatGAATGTTTAACTATTTGCTAGTATCTGATAAATCTCAAAtactatttttgatttttctaatttttcttcttcttccttctcctcctcctcatcctcttcatccttctttatctttttctttttgtctgccTGACATAGTTCCAAGGATTTGTCtcctaactcagatattctttcttctgcctcaccaagtctgttgtctGTTGtaaaggctttccactgtattttttatttgaaatattgaattCTTGGCCACTgccatggcttaataggctaatcctccgcctgtggcaccagcacactgggttctagtcccagtcagggcaccggattctatcctggttgctcctcttccagtctagctctctgctgtggcccaggagtgcagtggaggattgcccaagtgcttgggccctgcacccgcaagggagaccaggagaagcacctggctcttggcttcagatcagcgcggtatgctggccacagcggccattaggggggtgaaccaacggaaaaggaagacctttctgtctgtctctctctcactgttcactctgcctgtcaaaaaaaaaaaaaaaaaaaagaaatattgaattcttcatttctaatatttcagtttgatttttcttcaatatctctatctcctagcagatttctttaacttgtgtatttgcttctctgtatttttcagtAACCATATGGtcattcttttggattttttttttcaggcatttcatcaatcacTTCTTCCCATTCTAAAATTGAAGTGTAGTTGTggtccttttggggagtcatagtgtcttccttgttcatgtatcatgtatttttatgtttatttttaggcatctgtAAACACACTTGCTGGTTTTCTTCTCTGAgggcttttgtctttgaaatatcCCTCTTtgacttagtggagtgtctgcaccgtcagtggatatccagaggcatgtgctgggtgggtCTGAGAAACTTTGGCTAGTGCTTGAGGGAAGAGTTCCTCATCATAGTGTTTGGGAAGGGATAATGCTACCAAAATCTTAGTTCTTGACAATGGTGCTGAGTCAAAATAATATGGACAATCTTTGaggataaaggaaagaaaaggtttaACCTATGAAGAGGTATCAGACTCACATCTCTAGAAAAACCATCCTGCTGAATGAGAGTGCTTTGGGGTTTTTAAGGAGGCTACAAGGAAGAAGAGCTAGTCAGAAATAGGGGGACATAGGATAAAGACAGTTGTGTGTTAGCCACTAGCCAGGCAATAAAGGGCTGGTTGAAGTTACAGTGGTTATTTGGTTTAGTTACATGTTCTGTGTGTGTCAAAGTTCCTGGTTGATCAGCAATGTCGtatattttggattatttttatgACGGCCAAGTGGGCTTCAGTACTTTTTTGCCTGGGCCTAGAATTCTTCTGCCAGACCTGAAAGTACCCTAATCAAAATTTCAGACAATACTTTCCATTAAAGTGTTATCAAGTGATGAAGAAAATCATGTGTCTAATGATTAGATCCTTGTAGGGCCAACTGGACCACTCCCACAATTCAGTGAGTCAGTTTCTAGCTTCTGCATTCAAGGCAGTGTTTGGGGGCTCTGTTTCAATGATAGAGATTTCCACTAAAAAGAGAGCCTGTGGAAATGGGCCTTTTCTTGAAATATAATTGGAAGATTCATATGTTTTCATTCTTGGTTATCAGAAAGCATTGGATTGCAGTTTGGCATTGAAGGTGCTTCAAGCAGaaacttttgctttcttcttagCATTTTGACCTTGACTTTTTAACTAAGTGGTAAaggaatctattttcttttttttatttcttttacaattatttatttatttatttaagaggcagagttatagacagtgagagagacagagaaaaaggtcttccgtctgctggttcacaccctaaatggcctcaacggccagagctgcaccaatccgaagccaccccgatccaaagccaggagctaggagcttcctccaggtctcccacgtgagtgcaggggcccaaggacttgtgccatcttccactgctttcccaggccatagcagagagctggatgggaagaggagcagtcaggactagaactggcacccatatggaataccagtgccacaggctggaTTAACAGGATTAAcatactgagccacagtgctggccccacagggaTCTCATTTCCAAAGGATTATAGCTGTGTTGAACTCCTAGGCATTTTACTTGTGTTATCTTTCTGAATCTCTACAGTAAATCTGTGGAATAGGTACAGTTTCTACACTATCTTAAAGATGAGTATAATGATGCCCAGAGTAGTTAACTGAGTTATCCAAGATTACTATGACAAGTCcaggatagtttttttttaaacttgtctgACTTTACTATCTCATCACATCATCTCTCTTAAGGTATAAGTGCTAATATTATTAAAGAACTGACATATAGCAAATCCTATTTAAACCCCTTGTCTTGTGTTATTCTATTTAATCATCAACACAACCCGCTAACATAGGAAATATTACTAGCTCTGTTTTATAGTTGAGGAAATCAAAATGCAGTGGGTTTAATAACTTTTTCAACATGATATATCATTACAATGATTTTGGAATGAAtacctttttctgtttctaatgATAATGCTTGTTATTTGATACCCAAAGATGAAGGCAGAAGAAGACTATGTTATAATTTAAAGCATCTaattaaattttgttaatttggcCCTAGTTTCAAGATAGTGTAGAGAATATAGCTACAGGCCATCTCGAATACTAGATTTGAATGGACATTCCTGATCATCAGTATCTATAGTTGTTCTTCAGTCCTTGTTTTAGTGTGGAAGAGGTGTCAAAGTAGAGCCGGATTAAGAAGTACAAGACTGGAATATTAATCCTGGTTTTTCCATGAACAGTTTATAATTGTCGTTCTCCAAATGCTATGGCTCTCAAAAATGTGTATGCTGAAATCTAATCTCTATTGTATTGCTCTCAAGATGTGGATCCTTCAAGAGCTGATTAGATCTTGAGAGCAGAGCCTTCACACAGGAGATTAGTGCCCTTAAAGAAGTTTGAAGGAGTCTTCTGCCGTTTTGGCCTGTGAGAATGCACCATCATCCTTGAGGCAGAGAGTGGGGCCTCCACCACATCTGCTGGCTCTTCAATCTTCAATTTCCCAAGCCTTCACAACTGTGAGCAAAAGGTTTATATAGCTTATAATTCATCCAATATAAGCTAGTGTTATAGTTGCCTGAAGAGACTAAAGCTGTGACTTAATATCATTGGAGTTTAATTTTCTATCTCAAATATTCAAGAAATGAATTACAAAAATTCTAATGTTTGTGCCCATTCTGTGATTCTCTGTATACTACTTGCCCTCCCCACCTAGCATATCAGAAAATAGCTTCAAGAATTGACAGGAAATATACATGACAAAAGGCCTTTAGAAatacaagaatatttttaatatttccaaaaGACCATGCAGGTGATATTTGCAGAAGCACAAagtattatattttgttttctactaATTTTATAAATGTACACATGTAAGTTATCTGTATTTGAAACAATACAAATCAATGACTCACATGACtaatatctttattaaaaaaataagatttaaataatttaaacaatATGTGAAACAAGTATATAACTGAAGGTTAACATCTTTAAAAGACTCAACTCATGAAATACTTTCAATACCTTATGGAAAAAATTATACATCTGAGAGAGAACATGaatatacaacaaagaaaacaaatagaaaggATCTTAGAAAGCAGCAATTTCCTTCCTCCTAGCTAATTTTTTCTAAAAGACCTATTtctttatataaacatatttctAGATAAGTTACAAATGTATTAAGTTGCTGAAACTGCTTTCAAACTGATTTCCTAATATCCCCTCTCTCCAAAGGAATAGAACCTGGAGAGTACAggttgatataatttttttcctcATGCCCAAAAGGAGTTTTGCAGGAGCCTAATAACATCTGATCAATTTCTTTAAAGTGACAAATAGATACGGGTTAATGTCCATAGTCCTGTATTAACATTTCTTGCTTTTGCCATTCACTGAAGGGCTTGGAAAATCCGAGCTCAGGTCTCACTCTCTGCCATCTCAACTTGGCTTTCTGAGACACACATCCTGTCTGAATGCCCTGTGTCTCAGAGGAGGGGCACAGTCTAAGTGATGCCCCTACTTCCATAGACTGGAAAGACAGCCTCGTCAGCCATCTTCAAACATTTCTTTCAGTGTGTTCCCATCCTCTATGTTTTTAATCTTACTTTTCCTTAAGGAAGCCATGTTGAGTTCCTCACTAGGTTCCGGGAAAAGTGCTGGGCCCTGAGGATACATTCATGAAGAGGTTTCTGGCCCTGCTCTTGAAGCCCCGGAGTCTAGCAGAATACTGTGCTGCATTTCGTTCTTTCACTCGTTCCCACTATCATTTCCTACCTCTGGGCCTACAGATCCTTGTCCCTATGAAGCGGGTTTGCCTGATAGAATTTCTAAGATTACTGGAGAGCAAAACACTCAAGAGTTGAGTTAAGACTTAATAAAACTTACAGAAGCAGACTAAGAGTACAGGACAGAATGGTGACAGCATTCTGGCCCAGTGATCTCAATTCCTGGAACTCCCCCTCTGCCAGTAGAGCAGGGATTGTTGGGGTCTGATGATCTCCTGGCCCAGTGGTTTGCAGCCtggcacagggcacacacacaaacatgagtAGGTAGTCTGAAATGTCCactcttctttattctttcatttcacCGAAGGAGCAGTAGCTGGGCCCCAGGCCTCGTACAGTGCAGTCAGTGCTGTCACTGTCACAGTTGCCGCAGTGACATTCAGTGGCCACTGGGTATGTGTACAGGGAGTCTGCATGGTGAGCACAGCCAGGCACCCTCACTGTCTCATACACCAGCTCCTTGAAGGTACATATCTTCTGGATGTTGGGCCTTGCTGGGTCCTTATAAACAAGATCCTGAGGAGTTCAGGAAGGAGAGAGTTAAGTTACaatattctggaagttttatagtTTGTGAAAATGAGACATAATTTAATACTGCTTGCTCTAAAACCCACATACCATTGTAAATGACCTTTATATCATTTCCTAATTGTACTGAAAATCTTACAGAAAATATGTGTAATTCATTGTCCTACTCCCTATTGCTACATCAAAACATTAATCACTTCTCAGAAAACAACTTTGAATTTCAATATGGAAAAATTATGAAAAGGGATCTATgactaaaaattttcatttactctTTGTACTTAATCAAAAGCTGTATTAATGACAACTTAAAACATGAACACTAGCTTAATTTCTTACAAAGTATTCCCAAACACACTATCCTAgtatttataaaaagtaaaaaaggaataTTAATGTTTAGCTTAATGTGTTTATAAAGGCTTATGTAAGATATTACATATTCTGTTGGCTTATAAAGAATTCTCCCCTTAAATGCTGTACTTTGCAGGGCTCTTAATTTCAAAGGATACACAGTAtgcatagaaatatttttaatccaggcagaaattatttgttttagCATTTCCCAGTACAAATCTTGTTTGAATTGAAGAAGAAATTGGGGgtgcatttaatttatttcagtatTGTGCTACTGAGTCTCTTTCTTAAGAAAGTGTAATAAATTGTGCAATAAGTAGAGTTTGACTGATCAAACACACTGCAATCAAACAAAATGGATTTTATTAAAACTTTGCTATTTTCAATTTCAGTTTATAGAATGAAATAAGTAGGTGCTACAGAAGAAAAAGAGCAACAACTGAAAACTCCTTCTTAATTTGTATTAATGCAAAAGAGCTAGGCAGATACAGACTACCAATTCCATGCTGCTGTGTCTTGGTTTTCTATTCAGTATAAAGAAGTGAATACTTATGCTGATTCATTTTGTTCTAACTGTGTTCAAGGACTAATTTGTGTTTTCAGGTTTCCTATTAGCATTTATATTCAGGCAGgacaaaaagataattttatcttCTTTCAAATAATGTTGCCTTTTTATAGTTATGTCACTTGAAAACATATTTTAGTACAATGTATATGGCAAATACATGGCCTCAATTATAGAAATTGCCTTCTGGGCATTATTGTAAGTCttttataaatacacacacacacacacacacacacacccttctatGTTTAGTTCTTTACATGTAAAATCTAGCatagaatttttttatatttgaaaacactGATTTGGCAATTTAGCAAACTGATCAGGTCCAGTCTAGAGATTTTCCAAATTTACCCAAATCGAATCCAAGTCCAAACATCTAACTGATATAGTGATGATTAATCGTAATCACAAAACAGAATTATAGCTTAGGAAATACAAAATGTTGATAAAGTGGAAATTAACAACGCATGCCTCATACAGACTCTCAATAGCTTCATTTCCAGCAAAGTGCAGTACCCACCCTAGTGTAGCAGTAGCCGGAACACCAGGTGGTATTGATGCTTATGCAGAAACGGCACTCCTCTTTCTCCACTGCAATGGTGATGTTGGTCAGCTCACAGCTACTGCAGCAGATTGCTTTCcagcaacagaaaaggaaacaaaactggacagacttcatcctggcctaggaACAAATAATAAAAGCCCATTAGGaaccaaaaaactaaaaaattttgATGATTCATAATGTAAATTGATTAGAACAAAAATCACTGATCTCTCTATCTGCCCCAATCACATTTTGCTTCAGCAtttgcttctcttcctttttttttttttttttttttttgcatttctctgtttcctggaacgttctccctccttctccttctctttcttgttttattttttgccaaagtgAAGCATGCTATAGATCAAAATGTCAATATAATAGCTTAAGGAGAACAGTATGTAATGATTAGAGCATTACTACTGAGTGTCTTAATGTGATTATTCTGAAACAAACAATTATGATCATCATATTTCCcctttcattaacattttatgggtaagttttgtttaaaaagaaaattctatagTACAAATTGTactatattataaatattcttatttgttTTGCACACATTTGTTTAAAAGAAGACAATTTCAGAAGCTAGGGAAATTGGTCTACAAAGTCAGTGACTTCCTAACAATGACTATAAGTACTAACCATATTTCATAAGCTAGGTTGACAAATATAAATTCCCTGCACAATTCTAATGAAACGCTCTAATTTGTTCTACATGCCCTGAAAAATCTGTAATTTCAGAAATAATTGTCACCCCTTAATAACCAAATGCCAAAACTCACCTGTGGTTGGCTGCCTTGTCTGGGGAAAACTGTAGACTGAAGCAAGTTTCAGTTCATTCGGTCAGcttttatataaaatcatgtgCAACTAACACTTCGTGGATTTGTTGGGTATTAGTATAATCGGTGCTAACCTGATGCTTGCTGTAAGTGAATCAGTGTTTAGACAGACAGGGAGATCAAGCCTTGCTAAAGTAGTCTAAACGCAGTGGATCAGAAAAACTGATGTTACCAGAGGTGACTTTGTACACATTAAATTTGATATAGTAGCACACCCACTCCTTTACCTTGTCAAGTTAAATGTGACTTCGGGTTTCTCTTTTGTATCTTTAACTTGGGGAATTCAAAATCCTTTCCTGGTATTGCTTTAGCTCTGTTGAAAAGGTACATCAACAAGATCTGCTTAATAAATTGCTCCAAGAGAGGATTAAAAGCTgagcaaagaaacaaacaaatataaaGCATTTTGTGATCTGTCTTTTGACTGAATCATGAACTGTATCTCTTTACCTCCTACACCTAGGTCTGCCAATCTTAATcaccatttttttattatttagtaagagctttctactttttttttgtaaccaCCTAAATTTTCTGCTGAATCATTTCTCCaggattttttcttatttcatgatGTTTTTTCCTGTCTGAAATATccttgcttcctccctgtctcccacaacACTACCCCCACCTCTGTCAAATTCACCTCCTAACATTCAACACCCATGGGTGTTTCACTTGCTGGAGTTTAGGCTTGGAGATAAAAGAGAGCTTAAATCACAGCCTTCTGTTTGTGATCATTTATATACATCTCTTTTCTCCAGTACACTATGAGCTCCTTAGAGACTA from Oryctolagus cuniculus chromosome 1, mOryCun1.1, whole genome shotgun sequence includes these protein-coding regions:
- the FSHB gene encoding follitropin subunit beta precursor, which codes for MKSVQFCFLFCCWKAICCSSCELTNITIAVEKEECRFCISINTTWCSGYCYTRDLVYKDPARPNIQKICTFKELVYETVRVPGCAHHADSLYTYPVATECHCGNCDSDSTDCTVRGLGPSYCSFGEMKE